In the Anoplopoma fimbria isolate UVic2021 breed Golden Eagle Sablefish chromosome 7, Afim_UVic_2022, whole genome shotgun sequence genome, one interval contains:
- the LOC129093659 gene encoding LOW QUALITY PROTEIN: uncharacterized protein LOC129093659 (The sequence of the model RefSeq protein was modified relative to this genomic sequence to represent the inferred CDS: inserted 1 base in 1 codon) translates to MMLLCVFLVLLSHICQVPAVHPTSSITQDSGVITALIGQTVTLNCFYKDNSVTYLSWYQQSLGGKPLLISTGMPKAKVSISPEYKERFRVSAQGGEGSNHLVIKDIHLSDSATYFCGILEFNVIQFGPGAFLLVQASQSNSRAVVHQLPLEQLRLGDSVNLSCTVHSGACAGERSLYWFRHGAAQPEMTPGSVDGCKYPTNDDCTFNLALKSVSSPDTGVYYCALASCGEIVFGNGTKVEIVGGPTKVPLLLVYCLSAALAFFIALLLVLAYVMYKLKKRXCSVCKGAHSHLACSAASDVVNQDADMHYAALSLNRTSERHRHKDNVESVCVYSRVKSRKQ, encoded by the exons ATGATGCTACTTTGCGTTTTTCTCGTGCTTCTCAGTCATATCT GTCAGGTGCCGGCTGTTCACCCGACCTCAAGTATAACTCAGGACAGTGGGGTCATAACAGCTCTCATTGGGCAGACAGTGACTTTAAATTGCTTTTATAAGGATAATAGTGTAACTTACTTGTCTTGGTACCAGCAAAGCTTGGGAGGCAAACCTCTCCTTATATCAACTGGGATGCCAAAAGCAAAGGTGTCCATCTCCCCCGAGTATAAAGAGAGGTTTCGAGTCTCAGCACAAGGTGGAGAAGGATCCAACCACCTCGTTATCAAGGATATTCACCTGTCAGATTCAGCGACATATTTCTGTGGGATTTTAGAATTCAACGTGATTCAATTTGGACCTGGAGCTTTCCTACTTGTCCAAGCATCACAGTCCAACAGCCGGGCTGTCGTCCATCAGCTGCCTTTGGAGCAGCTTCGGTTGGGAGACTCTGTGAATTTGAGCTGTACAGTGCATTCTGGAGCATGTGCGGGGGAGAGGAGCCTCTACTGGTTCAGACATGGTGCTGCTCAGCCTGAAATGACGCCTGGCAGCGTGGACGGTTGTAAATATCCCACCAACGACGATTGCACTTTTAACCTCGCTTTGAAATCTGTGAGCTCCCCTGATACAGGGGTCTACTACTGTGCTCTGGCCTCCTGTGGTGAGATTGTGTTTGGCAATGGAACGAAAGTGGAGATTGTAG GAGGTCCTACCAAAGTCCCTCTTCTCCTGGTGTATTGCCTCAGTGCGGCATTGGCATTTTTCATTGCATTGCTGCTTGTCTTGGCTTACGTCATGTAcaagttgaaaaaaa ctTGCTCTGTCTGCAAAG GAGCGCATTCTCATCTGGCATGTTCTGCAGCTTCTGACGTCGTG AACCAAGATGCAGACATGCATTATGCTGCGCTGAGTCTGAACAGAACAAGTGAACGACATCGTCACAAGGACAACGTGGAGAGCGTTTGTGTTTACTCTCGGGTAAAGAGTAGAAAACAATGA
- the LOC129093657 gene encoding prostaglandin D2 receptor 2-like produces the protein MVYCPDIPTTNISVYHPSNQTNKMSSLSAFTISLHGIFSSIGIIENLLILWVVGFHVRRSVIRIWILNLAASDLLATASLPFFTLYMARGRTWTLGTTFCRIHSSIFFLNMFVSGYLLAAISMDRCLVVLRPVWAQNYRNFKLVGRICGVIWALAVVSTISFYIFRDTIVLPNGKILCYYNYARFLPAEPFDLGSLCQQRKEALVFMKLFLSFLIPLLIIILSYAGVNVVLARRGGRRPFRFVRLVVAVVVSFVLCWAPYHFFIIMEVMAPIGHPAHKLAVTALPISASISFLNSVLNPILYVFSCPDLCRKIRHSLGAVMESVLAEDLAEFARRRSTAHSSFSTTEIVLKQRNSITTLCLKGEDREKNESLAEPAEN, from the coding sequence ATGGTGTACTGTCCTGACATCCCGACGACAAATATCAGCGTTTATCACCcatcaaaccaaacaaacaagatgaGCTCTTTGAGCGCGTTCACCATTTCCCTCCATGGCATTTTCTCCTCCATTGGCATCATAGAGAACCTCCTCATCCTGTGGGTAGTGGGCTTCCATGTCCGCCGCTCTGTCATCAGGATCTGGATCCTGAACCTCGCCGCCTCCGACCTGCTGGCTACTGCCTCCCTGCCCTTCTTCACCCTCTACATGGCCCGCGGCAGGACCTGGACCTTGGGCACAACCTTCTGCCGCATCCATTCGTCCATCTTCTTTCTCAACATGTTTGTCAGTGGCTACCTGCTGGCGGCCATTTCTATGGACCGCTGCCTGGTGGTGCTGAGACCCGTCTGGGCCCAGAACTACAGGAACTTCAAACTCGTGGGGAGGATATGTGGGGTGATATGGGCCTTGGCTgtggtctccaccatctccttcTACATATTCCGTGACACCATTGTCCTACCTAACGGCAAGATCCTCTGTTACTACAATTATGCTCGATTCCTCCCTGCTGAACCATTTGACCTGGGATCTTTATGTCAGCAGCGCAAAGAGGCCTTAGTCTTCATGAAGCTTTTCCTGTCCTTCCTGATCCCTCTACTGATCATCATCCTCAGCTATGCCGGCGTGAATGTCGTCTTGGCACGCAGAGGCGGCCGGCGCCCTTTCCGTTTCGTTCGACTTGTAGTGGCTGTGGTGGTGAGCTTTGTACTCTGCTGGGCTCCGTACcacttcttcatcatcatggaGGTGATGGCTCCCATTGGGCATCCTGCCCATAAACTTGCAGTCACGGCCCTCCCGATCTCAGCAAGCATCAGCTTCCTCAACAGTGTCCTCAACCCCATTCTGTACGTGTTCAGCTGCCCTGACCTGTGCAGGAAGATCAGACATTCTCTGGGTGCGGTGATGGAGAGCGTCCTGGCTGAGGATCTGGCAGAGTTTGCCCGACGCCGAAGCACTGCTCACAGCTCTTTCTCCACCACTGAGATTGTGTTGAAGCAGAGGAATTCGATAACAACCTTATGTCTGAAAGGAGAGGATCGGGAGAAAAATGAAAGTCTTGCTGAACCTGCTGAGAACTGA
- the si:dkey-165a24.9 gene encoding probable G-protein coupled receptor 132: MSGAFTNRDMSNDSCNLPFDTDTFGLTCIYGLIFSLGLPSNLLSLWGLYHLGRSGGGGCQLVYILNLLLSDLLQLLTLPLWIIYLQGGHRWPYGQLTCELVGYVFYVNVYASVMFLCLIALDRCLAIVYPLSSRRVRNVRVAAVSGLAVWTLTFLFCLTGLLPSVFDSDRLLCLEQYPVSPRYAHFKITTVALGFLLPCSILGYTSAHIGVTLRRSPSLSDHERHKIVGILVVITVNFIVVFGPYHLVGGYRFVSLLLTDEPCGMERSIFLMYRLCYGLTSLNTLLDPLFYIFLCPDARIELQRSLPCLGGGQSTRKKISLSIRAPSHNQGERETGHNDLLEI; this comes from the exons ATGTCAGGTGCTTTTACCAACAGAGACATGTCCAATGACAGCTGCAACCTCCCGTTTGACACGGACACGTTTGGCCTGACCTGTATCTATGGCCTGATCTTCTCTTTGGGTCTCCCCAGCAACCTGCTGTCTCTCTGGGGACTGTACCACCTGGGCCGCTCCGGTGGAGGAGGCTGCCAACTGGTCTACATCCTAAACCTGCTGCTATCAgacctcctccagctgctcacCCTGCCTCTGTGGATCATTTATCTCCAAGGTGGTCACCGCTGGCCCTATGGTCAGCTAACGTGTGAGCTGGTGGGCTACGTGTTTTACGTAAATGTCTACGCCAGCGTCATGTTCTTGTGCCTGATAGCGCTGGATCGCTGCCTGGCAATCGTGTACCCACTGAGCAGCCGCAGGGTGCGAAATGTCCGGGTGGCAGCAGTGTCCGGCCTGGCAGTTTGGACCCTGACCTTCCTGTTCTGTCTTACCGGGTTGCTGCCGTCAGTGTTTGACTCGGACAGACTGCTGTGTCTGGAGCAGTACCCCGTCAGTCCTAGATACGCCCACTTCAAGATCACAACGGTGGCCCTGGGCTTCCTGCTGCCATGTTCCATACTTGG CTACACCTCAGCCCACATTGGGGTGACACTCCGACgatctccttctctctctgaccATGAGCGGCACAAAATCGTGGGCATCCTAGTCGTGATCACCGTCAACTTCATTGTTGTGTTTGGACCCTATCACCTGGTGGGCGGATACAGATTTGTGTCCTTGCTGTTGACTGACGAGCCGTGTGGAATGGAGCGTTCCATTTTCCTCATGTATCGCCTGTGCTACGGTCTGACCAGCCTCAACACCCTGCTGGATCCCCTCTTCTACATCTTCCTGTGCCCTGATGCCCGGATAGAGCTGCAAAGATCCCTGCCCTGTTTGGGAGGGGGTCAAAGCACACGCAAAAAGATTAGCCTCAGTATCAGAGCTCCGTCACACAaccagggggagagagaaactGGACACAATGATCTTCTAGAAATATAA
- the LOC129093510 gene encoding uncharacterized protein LOC129093510: protein MTTSRFALYLTYLFLGTKAQMTNVESSIYVRQDGGFYFADVGNSVTLRCYYSGLGVIFYWYKQTLGQTPKLVSTFYKHEKTGSFRNEFKDNPRFTLDTGNGKNHLTISGLNISDSATYYCTGCYANDFEFVEGVTVNVKGSGLKVPALVHQSASETIQPGGYVTLNCTVHTGTCDEQLNVYWFKDSEESHPGLIYTHGGRNDQCERKPNTQTHTCVYNLPMKSLNLSHAGTYYCAVASCGHILFGDGKKSDLEHEVHSFGLVYFLSGALAFTTILVVLLSYAAFAMNNRNRCQCTDSRSSAALTPNAVDYQHSDNIHYAALRGLEVNRSTRQRDDRQSECVYSSVRR from the exons ATGACAACTTCAAGGTTTGCTTTGTACCTGACCTATCTCTTCCTGGGAACAAAAG CTCAGATGACCAATGTGGAATCGTCCATATATGTGCGTCAAGACGGtggtttttattttgcagatgtCGGCAACAGCGTGACTTTGCGATGCTACTATTCAGGCCTTGGAGTGATCTTTTATTGGTATAAGCAAACACTGGGACAGACACCGAAGCTGGTGTCCACATTctataaacatgaaaaaactgGCAGCTTTCGTAACGAATTCAAGGACAATCCTCGTTTCACACTCGACACAGGAAACGGTAAAAATCACTTGACAATCTCCGGTTTAAACATTTCAGACTCAGCTACTTACTACTGTACAGGTTGCTATGCAAATGATTTTGAGTTTGTAGAGGGCGTTACTGTTAATGTAAAAGGTTCAGGTTTGAAAGTCCCAGCTTTGGTCCACCAGTCAGCTTCTGAGACCATCCAGCCAGGAGGCTATGTGACTCTGAACTGTACAGTTCACACTGGGACCTGTGATGAACAACTCAATGTTTACTGGTTCAAAGACTCTGAAGAATCTCATCCAGGACTCATTTACACCCATGGAGGCAGGAATGATCAGTGTGAGAGGAaacccaacacacaaacacacacctgcgtCTACAACCTGCCAATGAAGAGCCTGAATCTGTCTCATGCTGGGACCTACTACTGTGCTGTTGCCTCATGTGGACACATACTGTTTGGAGACGGGAAAAAGTCAGACTTAGAGC ATGAAGTCCACTCTTTTGGCTTGGTGTATTTCTTGAGTGGGGCTTTGGCGTTCACCACCATCCTGGTTGTTCTACTGTCATACGCAGCGTTTGCGATGAACAACAGAAACCGCTGCCAATGTACAG aCTCAAGATCTTCAGCTGCCTTGACTCCAAATGCAGTG GATTACCAACATTCAGACAACATCCATTATGCCGCTTTAAGGGGACTCGAGGTCAACAGATCAACAAGACAGAGGGACGACAGACAAAGTGAATGTGTGTACTCCAGTGTAAGGCGGTAG
- the LOC129093163 gene encoding uncharacterized protein LOC129093163 — translation MFKFYVLLVRLFGAYGALLYARPGQNVTLPCFHASKANNLCWYKQVAGGQPQIISSYYIHSPDTNRFHNQFKGNKRFSVHTGERFYHLNISNVQDSDSAMYYCGHTNVVITEFDNGTFLVLKGSESSHRSFLQQPASDSVKPGDSVTLNCTVHTGTSDTEHSVYWFKKENSSNSHLGIMYINTHSSSSSSQCVRSLEPPAQSCVYSLSKRNVSLSDAGTYYCAVASCGEILFGNGTRLEVGGQQGDIYPLWMQCLVAVLLVSVILNIILIGVLCKMSRRKYLHSQGRIDSYLLEEKSVCFNGDASLQPRLSVPEDTSDSQNEESDAMQYVALDFKKRQSKSRRQRSPEKETIYNGVRLSDLK, via the exons ATGTTCAAGTTTTATGTGCTCTTGGTTCGTCTCTTTGGAGCTT atggCGCTCTGCTCTACGCTAGGCCCGGACAAAATGTGACTCTACCGTGTTTCCATGCCTCCAAGGCCAACAATCTGTGTTGGTACAAGCAGGTTGCAGGGGGGCAACCTCAGATAATATCCTCATACTATATACATTCCCCTGACACCAACAGATTCCACAACCAGTTCAAAGGCAACAAACGCTTTTCGGTTCACACTGGAGAACGGTTCTACCATCTGAACATCTCTAATGTCCAAGACTCGGATTCAGCTATGTACTACTGTGGACATACCAATGTTGTAATCACCGAATTTGATAATGGAACGTTTTTGGTTTTGAAAGG ctcagagtCCAGCCACAGGTCTTTCCTCCAGCAGCCGGCGTCAGACTCTGTGAAGCCAGGAGACTCTGTGACTCTGAACTGCACCGTGCATACTGGAACCAGtgacacagaacacagtgtgTACTGGTTCAAAAAGGAGAATTCAAGTAACTCACACTTGGGAATTATGTACATTAAcacccacagcagcagcagcagcagtcagtgTGTACGGAGCCTGGAGCCTCCTGCACAGAGCTGTGTGTACAGCTTATCCAAGAGGAATGTCAGCCTGTCTGATGCTGGGACGTACTACTGTGCCGTGGCCTCATGTGGAGAGATACTGTTTGGGAACGGAACAAGACTGGAGGTTGGAG ggCAACAGGGTGACATTTATCCTCTCTGGATGCAATGCTTGGTCGCAGTTCTGCTTGTGTCTGTTATcttgaacattatcctaatcGGTGTCCTCTGCAAAATGTCCAGGAGGAAATATCTCCATTCTCAAGGTAGAattgattcatatttattagaggaaaagtctgtttgttttaatgggGATGCAA gtCTGCAACCCCGCTTGAGTGTCCCAGAAGACACCTCTGACAGTCAA AATGAGGAATCTGATGCTATGCAGTACGTAGCTCTGGACTTCAAGAAGAGGCAAAGCAAGAGCAGGAGACAGAGGAGCCCAGAGAAGGAGACCATTTACAATGGAGTTAGACTGTCCGACCTGAAGTGA
- the LOC129093491 gene encoding uncharacterized protein LOC129093491, with product MTSLNFVFYLTCLCLGRKAPTTAYNFSVRQEGGFVSANVSDRVTLQCFYEGDISASFFWYKQTLGEKPKIISNFYKYGKNSSFIDEFKNNPRFTLESNNGKNHLTISELRISDSANYFCVISYRYKFEFREGVTVNVKGSGFKVPALVHNSASETIQPGASVTLNCTVHTGTCDGQHSVYWFKDSEESHPGLIYTHGGKNDQCEKKPTTQTHTCVYNLPMKSLNLSHAGTYYCAVASCGHMLFGNRNNVVDKVDSPDSLVYFLSVALAFTTILVVLLAFSMYKMSKRNSCQCTESQRFSASTATNAEGYQDEDNLHYAALRDHRAIGSRTQRDNTKSECVYSSVRQ from the exons ATGACATCTctgaactttgttttttatctgactTGCCTTTGCTTGGGGAGAAAGG ctccaacaactgcttACAACTTCTCTGTGCGTCAAGAGGGTGGTTTTGTATCAGCTAATGTTAGTGACAGAGTGACACTACAATGTTTCTATGAAGGCGACATCTCAGCAAGCTTTTTCTGGTATAAGCAAACTCTGGGAGAGAAACCAAAGATCATCTCCAACTTCTATAAATATGGCAAAAATAGTAGTTTTATtgatgaatttaaaaacaatccacGCTTCACACTGGAATCTAATAACGGGAAAAATCACTTGACAATCTCAGAGTTGCGCATCTCAGACTCTGCTAATTATTTCTGCGTGATTTCCTATAGATACAAGTTTGAATTTCGCGAGGGTGTTACTGTTAATGTAAAAGGTTCAGGATTTAAAGTCCCAGCTTTGGTCCATAATTCAGCTTCTGAGACCATCCAGCCAGGAGCCTCTGTGACTCTGAACTGTACAGTTCACACTGGGACCTGTGATGGCCAACACAGTGTTTACTGGTTCAAAGACTCTGAAGAATCTCATCCAGGACTCATTTACACCCATGGAGGCAAGAATGATCAGTGTGAGAAGAAAcccaccacacaaacacacacctgtgtctACAACCTGCCAATGAAGAGCCTGAATCTGTCTCATGCTGGGACCTACTACTGTGCTGTTGCCTCGTGTGGACACATGCTGTTTGGAAATCGGAATAACGTAGTGG ATAAGGTGGACTCTCCTGACTCTCTTGTGTATTTCCTGAGTGTAGCTTTGGCATTCACCACCATCCTGGTTGTGTTACTGGCTTTCTCAATGTACAAGATGAGCAAGAGGAACAGCTGCCAATGCACAG AGTCTCAAAGATTTTCAGCTTCCACCGCAACAAATGCAGAG GGTTATCAAGATGAAGACAACCTGCATTATGCTGCTTTAAGGGATCACAGGGCCATCGGatcaagaacacagagagacaacacCAAGAGTGAATGTGTCTACTCCAGTGTAAGGCAGTAG